In Tepidanaerobacter syntrophicus, a single genomic region encodes these proteins:
- a CDS encoding YfcC family protein, with translation MKKEKKQVGINPFVLIFAVIFICGLLTFVITPGTLTDGVYTPLPKNQLNFNNLFNIFRAVPYGIKDSANIVILILTVGGALEVYKKTGAIDAGILTVVQKFGKSSQTMLLVALIVLFSAIGGFLGWIETLIPFVPLVVATVLALGYDAMTAVAVCIIGAMGGFIAGPTNLYTVGVANGILQKMGVLPEGSDLFVGLGLRVILWIVITAVSTIYILVYANKVLKDPSKSLVADIDVSDIRLDTTKADEAKLTTPQVMVLLTIVGAVVLTVIGMKYGINGVKWAIDDVSAVFLLSGILSGIIGKMSAGDIADCLIAGAKGSIGGAMVVGVARGVYWVLNAANVNATIIYSAIKLLEGTSPFVAAIGIVIIVTFINGLIPSGSGKGALLIPILVPIGLSLGLTHQTTVLAYQFGDGITNMFWFSYGTLLIFLSYGKVPLDKWYKFFIPLMGIFYVIAFVFIVIALKIGY, from the coding sequence ATGAAAAAAGAGAAAAAACAAGTTGGCATTAACCCATTTGTTCTAATTTTTGCTGTAATATTTATCTGCGGATTATTAACATTTGTAATTACTCCCGGCACTTTGACGGATGGGGTCTATACCCCGCTTCCTAAAAATCAGTTGAATTTTAATAACTTATTTAATATTTTCAGAGCAGTTCCTTATGGCATAAAGGATTCAGCTAATATAGTCATACTTATTTTGACAGTGGGAGGCGCCCTTGAAGTTTACAAGAAAACCGGTGCTATTGATGCAGGAATCTTGACGGTGGTGCAAAAATTCGGGAAATCTTCGCAAACTATGCTTTTGGTAGCACTGATAGTGCTTTTTTCTGCCATTGGCGGCTTCTTGGGCTGGATTGAAACCCTTATACCTTTTGTTCCCCTTGTAGTTGCAACGGTACTAGCGCTGGGCTATGATGCTATGACCGCTGTCGCAGTCTGCATTATCGGTGCAATGGGCGGCTTTATTGCAGGACCTACAAATCTTTATACTGTGGGCGTTGCAAACGGGATACTTCAGAAAATGGGCGTTTTGCCCGAGGGCAGCGACTTGTTTGTGGGTCTGGGACTGAGGGTAATATTGTGGATTGTTATAACTGCTGTCAGCACAATATACATTCTTGTTTATGCAAATAAAGTATTAAAAGATCCCTCAAAAAGTCTGGTAGCCGATATTGATGTTTCAGATATTCGTCTGGATACAACTAAAGCTGACGAGGCAAAACTTACAACGCCGCAAGTTATGGTTTTGCTTACCATAGTAGGTGCCGTAGTGCTTACGGTAATCGGCATGAAATACGGCATTAATGGTGTAAAATGGGCTATTGATGATGTGTCTGCTGTATTTCTACTTTCAGGTATTCTTTCAGGCATTATTGGAAAAATGAGTGCAGGAGATATTGCCGACTGCTTGATTGCGGGCGCTAAGGGTTCAATTGGAGGCGCTATGGTAGTGGGTGTTGCTCGGGGAGTTTACTGGGTTCTAAATGCCGCTAATGTAAATGCCACCATTATTTACAGTGCAATAAAACTGCTGGAAGGGACTTCACCTTTTGTGGCAGCTATTGGCATTGTTATTATTGTAACCTTTATAAATGGTCTTATCCCATCAGGAAGCGGCAAGGGTGCTCTCCTTATTCCAATACTCGTGCCTATAGGCCTAAGTCTTGGCTTAACACACCAGACGACGGTTTTAGCTTATCAATTTGGAGATGGAATCACAAATATGTTCTGGTTTAGCTATGGAACATTGCTTATTTTTTTAAGCTATGGCAAAGTGCCTTTGGACAAGTGGTATAAATTCTTCATACCACTAATGGGTATTTTCTATGTAATTGCCTTCGTTTTTATTGTAATTGCGCTAAAAATAGGATACTAA
- a CDS encoding M20 family metallopeptidase: MKEKFESLVKQYKDEIIKTASEMIQINSQSTQEGEFAQYVVKKMQDLDYDEVVVDTYGNVFGTVKGTGGGSSVMLNCHLDVVDEGDISKWKYPPYSGTIAEGRIWGRGASDTKGTFAIQIYAPIMLKRAGLLPKGDIVVAGVVCEEIAGFGAMMQAKDNFKLTDYAIVGEATENDLAIGCRGRFCAVVTITGKSCHASMPHMGKNPFDFLGKFLVELKTVEMGKDELFGSSTMSVTNIESSEKGTNIIPNELKVYIDYRQSSVDTEEVALAKIQEVIDRCKMEGITVDLKSLYFPLKTYTGFEGMAHQGEPPFSVSPEESYVQLCKKTLEKITGHPIKTKTWEFATDTGHYAAKGVKCIGYSPAEIRLCHTTEDSIDINMMEEGTLGYLALAYTLANIED; the protein is encoded by the coding sequence ATGAAGGAAAAATTCGAATCACTGGTAAAACAATATAAAGATGAAATTATAAAAACCGCTTCTGAGATGATACAAATTAATTCCCAATCAACACAGGAAGGTGAGTTTGCTCAATATGTAGTGAAAAAAATGCAAGATCTGGATTACGATGAGGTAGTTGTTGATACTTACGGAAATGTCTTTGGGACAGTGAAAGGCACCGGCGGTGGAAGCTCTGTCATGCTCAACTGCCATCTGGATGTGGTAGATGAAGGTGACATATCAAAATGGAAATATCCTCCCTACAGCGGCACAATTGCTGAAGGCAGGATATGGGGAAGAGGGGCTTCGGATACCAAAGGGACCTTTGCTATCCAGATTTACGCTCCTATTATGCTTAAGCGGGCAGGGCTGCTGCCTAAGGGTGATATAGTCGTTGCAGGTGTCGTATGTGAGGAGATTGCAGGTTTTGGCGCAATGATGCAAGCTAAGGATAACTTTAAGCTTACAGACTATGCTATTGTAGGTGAAGCCACAGAAAACGATCTTGCGATAGGATGCCGGGGCAGATTCTGTGCTGTTGTTACCATAACAGGCAAGTCATGTCATGCATCTATGCCCCATATGGGCAAAAACCCCTTTGACTTTCTTGGTAAATTCCTTGTGGAATTAAAAACCGTAGAAATGGGTAAAGATGAATTATTCGGTTCTTCCACAATGTCGGTTACCAATATCGAATCCTCGGAAAAGGGAACCAATATCATACCGAATGAACTAAAAGTATACATAGATTATCGACAATCCAGCGTTGACACAGAGGAAGTCGCCCTTGCTAAAATTCAAGAGGTCATTGACAGATGTAAAATGGAAGGTATTACAGTCGACCTTAAATCCCTATATTTTCCACTGAAAACATATACAGGTTTTGAAGGTATGGCACACCAAGGCGAACCTCCTTTTAGTGTAAGCCCGGAAGAATCCTATGTTCAGCTGTGCAAGAAGACATTAGAAAAGATTACGGGTCACCCTATAAAAACAAAAACTTGGGAATTTGCTACTGATACCGGTCATTATGCGGCAAAAGGCGTAAAATGTATCGGTTATTCTCCGGCAGAAATAAGGCTTTGCCATACAACAGAAGATAGCATAGATATCAATATGATGGAAGAAGGCACATTGGGATATTTGGCACTGGCTTATACCCTTGCAAATATAGAAGACTAA
- a CDS encoding trans-sulfuration enzyme family protein, with protein sequence MNKKYMTKLTHTGEKVMPSVSAPKVPPIYMSSVFSFDSVEELDEVYEGTPGYVYSRMGNPNHDSLEEILATIDEGEDALVYSSGMGAISMSLLANIKSQDHIISSNVLYGGTWELLTEELKKFNVEVTFLDFNKDDIEPYFKPNTKVVYMETISNPLMEVADIRKIAKIAHQHNAKLIVDNTFATPVVCQPLKLGADIVVYSLTKYMGGHSDVIGGGVVSDKETIENIRHVGAIYGPTMSPFDAWLITRSLRTLELRMRQHSQNAMKLAEYLENHKKVKKVYYPGLASSPSKNIAEEIFYNGLFGGMMSVDLVGEEEEACKFIDSLEKVKLVPSLAGVTTTMSYPAKTSHRSMSRKERQDAGISDSLLRISVGLEEIEDIIEEFNKAFEKI encoded by the coding sequence ATGAATAAAAAATATATGACTAAATTAACTCATACAGGAGAGAAAGTTATGCCTTCAGTATCTGCTCCCAAGGTTCCGCCTATTTATATGAGTTCGGTTTTTTCTTTTGATAGTGTTGAAGAATTAGATGAAGTATATGAAGGCACTCCCGGATATGTGTATTCTCGCATGGGAAATCCCAACCATGATAGCTTGGAAGAGATTTTAGCTACTATAGATGAAGGAGAAGACGCACTGGTCTATTCTTCCGGAATGGGCGCAATTTCTATGTCGCTGCTTGCGAACATAAAATCCCAAGATCATATTATATCGAGTAATGTCTTGTATGGCGGGACATGGGAGCTTTTGACGGAAGAACTGAAGAAATTTAATGTGGAAGTTACGTTTTTGGATTTTAATAAGGATGACATTGAACCATATTTTAAACCTAATACAAAAGTTGTTTATATGGAAACTATCTCTAATCCGCTCATGGAAGTTGCAGACATACGAAAAATAGCAAAAATTGCCCACCAGCATAATGCAAAATTAATAGTAGACAATACTTTTGCAACACCGGTAGTATGCCAGCCGCTAAAACTTGGAGCAGATATAGTGGTTTACAGTTTGACTAAATATATGGGCGGCCATAGTGACGTTATAGGCGGGGGTGTGGTTTCTGATAAAGAAACTATTGAAAACATAAGACATGTCGGTGCAATTTACGGTCCTACAATGAGCCCGTTTGATGCTTGGCTTATAACAAGAAGTCTTAGAACCTTAGAACTTAGGATGCGCCAGCACAGTCAAAATGCCATGAAGCTTGCGGAATACCTGGAAAATCACAAAAAGGTCAAAAAAGTATATTATCCGGGACTTGCATCATCACCTTCAAAAAATATAGCAGAGGAAATATTTTATAACGGGCTTTTTGGCGGTATGATGAGCGTGGATTTGGTAGGCGAAGAAGAAGAGGCATGCAAATTCATAGACAGCCTTGAAAAAGTAAAACTGGTTCCCAGCCTTGCAGGAGTGACAACTACAATGTCCTACCCTGCCAAAACATCCCACCGGTCTATGAGCCGCAAAGAACGGCAAGATGCAGGAATATCCGATAGCCTACTTAGAATTTCTGTGGGTCTTGAAGAAATAGAAGATATAATCGAAGAATTTAATAAGGCATTTGAAAAGATATGA
- a CDS encoding sigma 54-interacting transcriptional regulator — MQTTRIKIETIDRPYMTYDILSVLVKYELSVTWMEVYTYVVYIKLPKIDSNLWKTIKSEILEIPGVKSVTEIDLIDFEKREIEKKAILDLLPYGILLLDKEKKIKYINKFAAKTILMTDEHGAIDKSIWDFIPRKSLSSYIGSDLSFYDDIENIEIRLKNKSYLMDIYGLKTEEGAVFGYIFTMQDSGKISEIINLKRYDNPITFDDIIGSSAKHHQVIEQAKVFSQSDSPVLILGESGTGKELFARAIHNASLRSSKPFIPVNCAAVPDQLLESELFGYEEGAFTGAKKHGKTGIFEIANGGTIFLDEIGEMPPHLQAKLLRVLQESKIRKVGSNTFENINVKVITATNKNLYKMVEDGQFRLDLLYRINTFSLTVPPLRERREDINELIEHFIKIYSGKYGKKINGIAPQALKKLLAYNWPGNVRELQNVLERAIAFTKGNEIDAEDIVLNNLSVQNQINESMSLKSTLDEVERNIILNTLKHSSSIREAARTLQVTHTMLINRIKKYGIKNSEWRFQNE; from the coding sequence ATGCAAACAACGAGAATTAAAATTGAAACCATCGATCGGCCATATATGACGTATGATATCCTTTCGGTTTTGGTGAAATACGAATTAAGTGTTACATGGATGGAGGTATACACCTATGTAGTTTACATAAAGCTTCCCAAAATAGATTCTAACCTTTGGAAAACTATAAAATCGGAGATATTAGAGATACCGGGAGTAAAAAGCGTTACAGAAATTGATTTGATTGATTTTGAAAAAAGAGAAATTGAGAAGAAAGCCATTTTAGACTTACTCCCCTATGGTATTTTATTGCTTGATAAAGAAAAAAAGATAAAGTATATTAATAAATTTGCGGCAAAAACTATCTTAATGACAGATGAACACGGCGCCATAGACAAAAGTATATGGGACTTTATTCCAAGAAAAAGCTTAAGTAGCTATATAGGTTCGGATTTGTCATTTTACGATGATATTGAAAATATTGAGATAAGATTAAAGAATAAATCCTATCTAATGGATATTTATGGTTTAAAAACCGAGGAAGGCGCAGTTTTTGGTTACATATTTACAATGCAGGATTCAGGAAAAATTAGTGAGATTATAAATCTTAAAAGGTATGATAACCCGATTACGTTCGATGACATTATCGGCAGTAGTGCAAAACATCATCAAGTAATTGAACAGGCCAAAGTATTTTCTCAATCTGATTCTCCTGTACTGATTCTTGGCGAAAGCGGAACAGGAAAAGAACTTTTTGCACGAGCAATACATAACGCAAGTTTAAGATCGTCAAAGCCTTTTATACCTGTTAATTGCGCAGCTGTACCGGATCAGTTGCTCGAAAGTGAACTTTTTGGATATGAAGAAGGCGCTTTTACAGGAGCAAAAAAACATGGTAAAACAGGGATATTTGAAATAGCTAATGGAGGCACGATTTTTTTAGATGAGATAGGCGAAATGCCGCCGCATTTGCAAGCAAAATTACTTCGTGTGCTTCAAGAGAGCAAAATAAGAAAAGTCGGGAGCAATACCTTTGAAAATATAAACGTAAAAGTTATAACAGCAACCAATAAAAACCTATATAAAATGGTAGAGGACGGTCAGTTTCGCCTTGACCTGTTATACAGAATAAATACATTTTCTTTAACTGTGCCGCCGCTTAGAGAAAGGAGGGAGGATATCAATGAGCTAATAGAACACTTTATAAAGATTTATAGCGGAAAGTACGGTAAAAAGATTAACGGCATTGCGCCTCAAGCTTTAAAAAAGCTCCTGGCGTATAATTGGCCGGGGAACGTAAGAGAACTTCAAAATGTCTTAGAGAGAGCAATAGCGTTTACAAAAGGAAATGAAATTGATGCAGAAGATATAGTGTTAAATAATTTGTCTGTTCAAAATCAAATCAATGAATCAATGTCTCTTAAAAGTACACTTGATGAAGTGGAAAGGAATATTATTTTAAACACATTAAAGCATAGCAGCAGCATACGGGAAGCTGCAAGAACATTGCAGGTTACTCATACTATGCTTATCAACAGAATTAAAAAATACGGAATAAAAAATTCCGAATGGAGGTTTCAAAATGAATAA
- a CDS encoding acyl-ACP thioesterase domain-containing protein, which yields MSGSNMLEKEYRIHYYEADVKGRILITSLMRYFDDIATQQSRELGVGISYLKEHNVAWMLYRWDIKINKYPRYGETIKVRTAPYSFRKFYAYRWFDVLNKDGERLVTANSVWLFVDKDKRRPLKIPDVMYEAYQVTSDEPLEIGEITELSSCDIEKKFQVRYSDIDTNSHVNNVVYVTWALEALPYDIISNYELRNLKVTYKQETTYGMIIRSQCQVIKNDDHVTTRHNILSEEGKQLCLLEGRWIKNS from the coding sequence TTGAGCGGCAGCAACATGCTTGAAAAAGAATATCGCATTCATTATTACGAAGCAGATGTCAAGGGAAGGATTTTAATTACTAGCTTGATGAGATATTTCGATGATATTGCAACACAGCAAAGCCGAGAACTGGGAGTCGGCATAAGTTATCTTAAAGAGCATAATGTAGCCTGGATGCTATATCGATGGGATATTAAAATAAATAAATATCCAAGATACGGAGAAACTATTAAGGTCAGAACCGCCCCTTACTCTTTTAGAAAATTTTACGCCTACCGCTGGTTTGATGTCCTAAATAAGGATGGGGAAAGGCTGGTAACGGCTAATTCTGTCTGGCTTTTTGTAGATAAAGACAAAAGGCGCCCTCTTAAAATTCCCGATGTGATGTATGAAGCTTATCAGGTAACTTCTGATGAGCCTCTGGAAATCGGGGAAATAACGGAGCTTTCCTCCTGTGATATAGAAAAAAAGTTTCAGGTAAGATACAGTGACATAGACACCAATAGCCATGTAAATAATGTAGTATATGTCACATGGGCATTAGAGGCTTTGCCTTATGATATAATTTCAAACTATGAACTTAGAAATTTAAAGGTTACATATAAGCAGGAAACAACCTATGGCATGATTATAAGATCTCAATGTCAGGTTATCAAAAATGATGACCACGTTACTACAAGGCACAACATATTAAGCGAAGAAGGAAAACAGCTTTGCCTTTTAGAAGGCAGATGGATTAAAAATAGCTAG
- a CDS encoding FadR/GntR family transcriptional regulator, producing MDFTPIRVQKVYEDIIEQFKNMIYNGQLKKGDKLPPERELCQILGVSRASMREALRAMEVMGIVDSRPGEGTYIVNEITSSIFKPLSLIIALEKNQDDFIELRKILESACAKKAAEMRTDEDLEKMQSQIKIMMESDNESERAEADKKLHRIISEATGNKLLIDMVEVIADGIEAYIKDARKKLMQDPGNADALLQQHIAIYNHIKNKDGQAAAKEMEIHIDFVEEKLKSL from the coding sequence ATGGACTTTACACCAATTAGAGTGCAAAAAGTATATGAAGATATAATAGAGCAATTTAAAAATATGATATACAACGGACAACTTAAAAAAGGAGACAAGCTCCCGCCGGAAAGAGAGCTCTGTCAGATATTAGGCGTCAGCAGGGCGTCTATGCGTGAGGCTTTAAGGGCAATGGAAGTAATGGGTATAGTTGACAGTAGGCCCGGTGAAGGCACATACATTGTAAATGAGATTACCTCCTCAATATTCAAGCCTCTCTCACTTATTATAGCCTTAGAAAAAAATCAGGACGACTTTATTGAATTAAGAAAGATATTAGAAAGCGCCTGCGCGAAAAAAGCGGCAGAAATGCGTACAGATGAAGACCTTGAAAAAATGCAGTCGCAAATAAAGATTATGATGGAAAGCGATAATGAAAGCGAGCGAGCCGAAGCAGATAAAAAGCTGCACAGGATTATAAGCGAAGCCACCGGCAACAAACTACTTATAGATATGGTAGAGGTAATAGCCGATGGCATAGAGGCGTATATAAAAGATGCGAGAAAAAAACTTATGCAGGATCCCGGCAATGCAGACGCACTGCTTCAGCAGCATATCGCCATATATAACCACATAAAAAACAAAGACGGACAAGCTGCCGCCAAAGAAATGGAAATACACATAGATTTTGTGGAAGAAAAATTAAAGAGCTTGTGA
- a CDS encoding L-lactate permease produces the protein MWEPVTSPFASLFISSLVAFLPLLFLLLGLGWLKLPSYKVCFTSLVLTAIIALTAWKMPGVFVLQSVVEGVLTGFWPILWVIIAAMYTYNVTVATGGMDTIKSTLAKISPDRRIQALILAFSFGGFLEAAAGFGTAVAIPASLLAGIGFNPIFAAIICLVANTVPVAFGGVGIPVITLAQVAELDLLAVTASIAYQLIIFIIILPFVLVLLLTKSFKSLKDVLGACLVSGVLFALFQTITAVYIGPEVAAIIGSLASLVGTIIYVRIFPLKNIWLFPGESQATNKANIAINSDKEIGLAAAWMPYIILFILIMSINLVPSLKFLGKAPFASSLQLYFGPGGKPATFQWLTTPGTLMLISAIIGGLVQKASLEQLFSIFLRTIKQLLPTIGTVLSIVSMAKIMGYSGMISSVAIALANAAGPIYPFVAPMIGALGTFVTGSDTSSNILFGALQKQVALQIGKDPVWIAAANATGASAGKMISPQSIAIAASATGLEKHEGQILNSTLLYCLIYALLLGAEVFIVSL, from the coding sequence ATGTGGGAGCCTGTAACGTCTCCTTTTGCAAGCCTTTTTATTTCAAGCCTAGTAGCTTTTCTTCCCCTTTTATTTTTACTGTTGGGCCTTGGCTGGTTAAAACTCCCTTCTTACAAGGTGTGTTTTACTTCACTTGTCCTAACTGCAATCATCGCACTTACCGCATGGAAAATGCCGGGTGTCTTTGTGCTGCAGTCTGTAGTTGAAGGAGTTCTTACCGGTTTTTGGCCAATACTATGGGTTATCATCGCAGCTATGTATACATACAATGTTACTGTGGCAACTGGCGGTATGGACACTATTAAATCAACCCTGGCTAAAATATCTCCCGACAGAAGAATCCAAGCACTGATACTTGCTTTCTCCTTTGGAGGTTTTCTCGAAGCTGCCGCAGGTTTCGGCACGGCAGTTGCAATACCTGCAAGTCTTTTGGCGGGTATAGGCTTTAATCCGATTTTTGCAGCAATAATTTGCCTTGTCGCAAACACAGTGCCGGTAGCTTTCGGCGGTGTAGGCATACCGGTTATAACTCTTGCCCAGGTAGCAGAACTGGACCTTTTAGCTGTTACGGCAAGCATTGCATACCAACTTATTATTTTCATTATCATCCTTCCCTTCGTGCTTGTCCTCTTGCTTACAAAATCTTTTAAAAGTTTAAAGGATGTATTAGGCGCATGCTTAGTAAGCGGCGTACTTTTTGCCCTTTTCCAAACCATCACTGCAGTATATATCGGACCTGAAGTAGCAGCCATCATTGGCTCACTTGCATCCTTGGTAGGTACAATAATATATGTCAGAATATTTCCACTTAAAAATATATGGCTTTTCCCCGGTGAAAGCCAGGCAACAAATAAAGCAAATATCGCAATTAACTCAGATAAAGAAATAGGCCTTGCCGCTGCATGGATGCCTTATATTATCCTTTTTATACTGATTATGAGCATAAACCTTGTGCCATCACTAAAATTTTTAGGAAAGGCACCCTTCGCATCCAGCCTACAGCTTTACTTTGGACCCGGCGGCAAACCCGCTACTTTCCAGTGGCTTACAACACCGGGCACTCTGATGTTAATATCAGCTATCATAGGAGGTTTGGTACAAAAAGCAAGCCTTGAGCAGCTATTTTCCATATTCCTGCGCACGATTAAACAGCTTTTGCCTACTATCGGCACAGTACTTTCGATAGTATCCATGGCTAAAATAATGGGATACAGCGGTATGATTTCCAGTGTAGCAATAGCCCTGGCAAACGCCGCAGGACCCATATATCCCTTCGTTGCGCCAATGATAGGAGCGCTTGGTACATTTGTAACCGGAAGCGACACCTCATCTAATATACTCTTTGGAGCGCTGCAAAAACAGGTTGCGCTGCAGATAGGCAAAGACCCTGTTTGGATTGCGGCAGCTAATGCCACCGGAGCTTCAGCCGGTAAGATGATATCCCCTCAGAGCATAGCCATAGCAGCTTCAGCTACGGGTCTTGAAAAGCACGAAGGGCAGATACTCAATTCTACTCTTTTATACTGCCTGATATATGCACTTTTACTGGGTGCAGAAGTTTTCATAGTCAGCTTATAG
- a CDS encoding electron transfer flavoprotein subunit beta/FixA family protein translates to MRIIIPIKQVPETSNVKMDPETGTMVREGVESIINPLDLYSIETGIRLKEKYGGEIIVVSMGPKKAEEALKEAIAMGCDDGVLLTDRFFAGSDTFATSYTISKAIEKLKPFDLILCGERATDGDTAQVGPGIASLLGLPLSTFTSKVEVEDGHIIANRLIEGGYEVLNLPMPALVTVVKEIADPRLPTLTGKLKAKKLEIKQWTAKDIEANPESLGLKGSPTRVVKTFSPKVTREGKVIEVKDENSLNQALDEILELLKEKAVI, encoded by the coding sequence ATGAGAATAATCATACCAATCAAGCAGGTTCCTGAAACCAGCAATGTTAAAATGGATCCCGAAACCGGCACAATGGTTCGGGAGGGTGTGGAAAGCATAATAAATCCTTTAGACCTTTATTCAATAGAAACAGGTATAAGGTTAAAGGAAAAATACGGCGGCGAGATTATTGTAGTTTCCATGGGACCTAAAAAAGCCGAGGAAGCTTTGAAAGAAGCTATTGCAATGGGCTGTGACGATGGAGTGCTGCTTACAGACAGATTTTTTGCAGGCTCAGATACCTTTGCAACCTCTTACACGATTTCTAAGGCAATAGAAAAATTAAAACCTTTTGATTTGATTTTATGCGGCGAAAGAGCAACAGACGGCGACACCGCTCAAGTAGGGCCCGGTATTGCTTCTCTTTTAGGTCTGCCTCTTTCAACATTTACCAGCAAAGTAGAGGTAGAAGATGGCCATATAATAGCCAACAGACTTATAGAAGGCGGTTATGAAGTCTTAAATCTGCCGATGCCTGCTTTGGTAACTGTAGTCAAAGAAATAGCAGATCCGCGGCTTCCTACACTTACAGGGAAACTTAAAGCTAAAAAGCTGGAAATAAAGCAGTGGACAGCAAAGGATATCGAAGCTAACCCGGAAAGCTTGGGGCTTAAAGGCTCTCCTACAAGGGTAGTCAAGACATTTAGTCCTAAGGTAACACGAGAGGGTAAGGTTATAGAAGTAAAAGACGAAAATAGCCTTAATCAGGCTTTAGATGAAATACTAGAACTTCTCAAAGAGAAGGCAGTAATATAA
- a CDS encoding electron transfer flavoprotein subunit alpha/FixB family protein, with product MKEIWIYAEARGGRVNEVAHELLTRALDLKEKLDNSIVSAVLIGHDIPDEDKQELIQRGADKLYYVDDPKLKDFLVEPYSKVLIQLVKEYTPEIIIAPATTQGRTLMPYTAVRLRTGLTADCTGLDIDEEGNLLQTRPAIGGNIMATIKTATRPQMSTVRPHSTRPAPIMDGQRQGEIINIKIQLTQEDLPTARLDFIKDETQGGTIQDADVIVSGGRGVGKADNFKIVYKLAELLGGAVGGSRDVVDRGWIGYPHQVGLSGKTVNPKLYIALGISGAIQHLAGMQTSDTIIAVNKDPDAQIFRVSDLGIVADVTELVPALIEKLEVAKSEV from the coding sequence TTGAAGGAAATATGGATATATGCCGAGGCAAGAGGCGGACGGGTAAATGAAGTTGCCCACGAACTGCTCACAAGGGCTCTAGATTTAAAGGAAAAGTTGGATAACTCGATAGTATCGGCTGTCTTAATCGGCCATGATATACCTGATGAGGATAAACAGGAGCTGATTCAAAGAGGAGCGGATAAGCTGTACTATGTAGATGACCCTAAGCTTAAAGATTTTTTAGTGGAACCTTATTCAAAAGTGCTCATCCAGCTTGTAAAAGAATACACACCTGAAATCATCATCGCGCCTGCTACCACTCAAGGACGCACACTTATGCCTTACACCGCTGTAAGGTTAAGAACAGGACTTACTGCTGATTGCACCGGCCTTGATATCGATGAAGAAGGAAATTTACTCCAGACAAGACCTGCCATAGGCGGCAATATTATGGCAACCATAAAGACAGCTACACGGCCTCAAATGTCGACAGTAAGACCTCACTCTACCAGACCTGCGCCTATTATGGATGGGCAAAGGCAGGGCGAGATAATAAATATAAAGATTCAGCTTACTCAAGAGGACCTTCCAACAGCAAGACTGGACTTTATAAAAGATGAGACGCAAGGCGGCACTATACAAGATGCTGATGTTATCGTATCCGGAGGCAGGGGCGTAGGCAAAGCAGATAACTTTAAGATAGTCTACAAGCTGGCAGAACTTTTGGGCGGTGCGGTAGGAGGCTCTAGAGATGTGGTAGACAGAGGATGGATAGGGTATCCTCACCAAGTAGGTTTAAGCGGTAAGACAGTAAATCCAAAACTTTATATAGCTCTCGGTATATCCGGGGCGATACAACATCTGGCAGGTATGCAGACATCCGACACAATAATAGCTGTCAACAAAGATCCTGATGCCCAGATATTTAGAGTATCTGATTTAGGTATTGTAGCAGATGTAACCGAATTAGTGCCTGCACTTATAGAAAAGCTGGAGGTGGCAAAAAGTGAAGTATAA